A single window of Parabacteroides sp. FAFU027 DNA harbors:
- a CDS encoding SusC/RagA family TonB-linked outer membrane protein: MVYQKKGLCSIVMLWCMLLISTGAFAQTAKTISGKVIDGKGEALIGVSILVKGTTTGTITNVDGKFTLSVGAVSNPVLQVSYVGFIKQEVDVKGTAPLRIVLAEESKKIDEVVVVGYGSQRKKDLTGSVSVVKTEDLKSLPVPSVSDAMQGRAAGVQVISSGTPGSDATFRIRGTGTINDNNPLIVIDGLPVSGGLNELNMDDVESLQVLKDASATAIYGSQGANGVVIVTTKRGKSGKGQVNFNYSYGIQNATHMVKMLNASQFATLENDILGNAGITTNPAFADPSSLGKGTDWLGAMFRTAAMQNYSMSYSGGSENTNVYVSGNYLDQDGIVINTGFKRYTLQINTDTKISSRLKFGNSLTLNHDIKPSGSYSIRDAMLALPTQAITDESGNYTGPGSIPMYDGDILNPIGAAKTVQNVTKGYNLMGSVFGELEILKGLKFKSTLGVKANFWDSRTWSPKYSWGSKIQANSYLGEQYNKNINWVWDNYMTYEKLIEKHRVSVMAGTSAQDNRYDYMNGSIQGFVSDNTQQLSNGLLTPTLGGSTNGNSLFSLMGRATYAYADKYLITGTLRRDGSSRFGENNRYGTFPSASLAWRVSQEDFFKSVTFVNDLKIRAGYGITGNQSIGNYSFASQLNIVKYNFNNTAVSAVVPTVMPNPNIQWEGQKQANIGFDASMFNQRVDLTVDAYLKQTDKMLVPMSVPVSTGYSDVYVPSINAGKMENRGVEITVNTKNLTGALKWNTNFNISFNQNKVKSINDTVPMSSGSIGLNQNLALIKAGQPINMFYGFKTDGIFQNQAEVDNHATQVVGGTAPGDIRFKDLNNDGVINDKDRTYLGNPNPTVIFALNNSFSYKGFDLSIFLQGVAGNRICNANRFWSEAMAVAQNQTVETLNRWTGEGTSNSMPRAIFNDPNKNTRPSDRFIEDGSYLRIKNVTLGYNLPKNLMAKAFISSARIYLSAQNLVTFTNYKGFDPEVGTSGIDNNVYPVTRTFSMGVNLGF, from the coding sequence ATGGTATATCAAAAGAAAGGGCTATGCAGTATAGTAATGCTATGGTGTATGCTGTTAATTTCGACCGGAGCTTTTGCACAGACAGCAAAAACTATTTCCGGAAAAGTGATCGATGGCAAAGGCGAAGCGCTGATTGGAGTCAGTATTCTGGTCAAAGGGACCACAACAGGAACAATCACTAATGTAGATGGGAAGTTTACCCTGTCAGTAGGAGCGGTAAGTAATCCGGTGTTACAGGTCTCTTATGTCGGGTTTATTAAACAGGAGGTTGACGTAAAAGGAACAGCTCCGCTTCGAATAGTCCTGGCAGAAGAATCTAAAAAGATCGATGAGGTAGTCGTTGTTGGTTACGGTAGCCAGCGCAAGAAAGATTTGACCGGTTCTGTTTCTGTTGTGAAGACCGAAGACCTGAAATCATTGCCTGTGCCCAGCGTAAGTGATGCCATGCAGGGACGTGCGGCAGGTGTACAGGTCATTTCATCCGGAACTCCGGGTAGTGATGCGACTTTCCGCATTCGTGGTACAGGTACTATCAATGATAATAACCCGCTGATCGTCATTGACGGACTTCCTGTGTCAGGAGGGCTGAATGAGCTGAATATGGATGATGTAGAGTCGTTACAAGTGTTGAAAGATGCTTCGGCGACCGCTATTTATGGTTCGCAAGGGGCTAATGGAGTTGTCATCGTTACCACTAAACGCGGTAAAAGCGGAAAGGGGCAAGTGAATTTCAATTACTCTTATGGCATCCAGAATGCAACCCATATGGTGAAGATGCTCAATGCATCGCAGTTTGCAACGCTGGAAAATGATATTTTGGGAAATGCGGGTATCACTACTAATCCGGCTTTTGCCGATCCATCCAGTCTGGGCAAAGGTACCGACTGGCTGGGGGCCATGTTCCGTACGGCAGCCATGCAAAATTACTCGATGTCTTATTCAGGAGGCAGTGAAAATACGAACGTATATGTTTCGGGTAACTACCTGGATCAGGATGGTATTGTGATTAATACGGGCTTTAAACGCTATACGCTTCAGATCAACACGGATACAAAAATCTCATCCCGGTTGAAATTTGGAAATAGCCTGACGTTGAACCATGACATTAAACCGAGCGGATCATACAGTATCCGTGATGCGATGTTGGCATTGCCTACTCAGGCAATTACCGACGAAAGTGGTAATTATACCGGACCAGGATCTATACCTATGTATGATGGTGATATTCTCAACCCGATCGGAGCAGCCAAAACGGTACAGAATGTAACCAAAGGTTATAACCTGATGGGGTCGGTGTTTGGTGAACTGGAAATTTTGAAAGGCCTGAAATTCAAATCTACTTTGGGGGTGAAAGCCAACTTCTGGGATTCACGTACCTGGTCTCCTAAATACAGCTGGGGTTCTAAGATTCAGGCCAATTCTTACCTGGGAGAACAATACAATAAAAATATCAACTGGGTGTGGGATAACTACATGACCTATGAAAAATTGATTGAGAAGCACCGCGTATCAGTAATGGCCGGTACCAGTGCCCAGGATAACCGTTACGATTATATGAACGGTTCGATACAAGGCTTCGTGAGTGATAATACCCAACAGTTGAGCAATGGTCTTTTGACACCTACCTTAGGCGGAAGTACAAATGGTAATTCCCTGTTTTCACTGATGGGTAGAGCTACATATGCTTATGCAGACAAATACCTGATCACAGGAACACTGCGCCGGGACGGATCATCCCGTTTTGGTGAAAATAACCGATACGGAACTTTCCCTTCAGCTTCATTGGCATGGCGTGTTTCTCAGGAGGATTTTTTCAAAAGTGTCACCTTTGTTAATGACCTTAAGATCCGTGCCGGTTACGGTATCACCGGTAACCAAAGCATTGGAAACTATTCATTTGCTTCGCAACTGAATATCGTAAAATATAACTTCAATAATACAGCAGTTTCGGCCGTAGTTCCTACGGTTATGCCGAATCCCAACATTCAGTGGGAAGGCCAGAAACAAGCCAATATCGGTTTCGATGCATCGATGTTTAATCAACGGGTAGATTTGACTGTAGATGCTTACCTGAAACAGACCGACAAGATGTTGGTGCCGATGTCAGTTCCTGTTTCTACAGGTTACTCAGACGTCTATGTGCCTTCGATTAATGCCGGTAAAATGGAAAACCGCGGTGTTGAAATTACGGTAAATACCAAAAACCTGACCGGGGCTTTGAAATGGAATACAAACTTCAATATTTCATTCAACCAGAATAAAGTGAAAAGCATCAACGATACCGTACCGATGTCGAGCGGAAGTATTGGTTTGAATCAAAACCTCGCTCTGATAAAGGCCGGTCAACCGATTAACATGTTCTATGGCTTTAAGACCGACGGCATTTTCCAGAATCAGGCTGAGGTAGATAATCACGCTACACAGGTGGTGGGTGGTACTGCTCCCGGTGATATCCGCTTCAAGGATCTCAACAACGATGGCGTGATCAATGATAAAGACCGTACGTATCTCGGTAATCCTAATCCGACTGTCATCTTTGCATTGAACAACAGTTTCTCATACAAAGGATTTGACCTGAGCATTTTCTTACAGGGAGTGGCCGGAAATAGGATTTGTAACGCCAACCGTTTCTGGAGTGAGGCGATGGCGGTTGCTCAAAATCAAACTGTAGAGACATTGAACCGCTGGACCGGAGAGGGAACCAGTAATTCTATGCCGAGAGCTATATTCAATGATCCGAACAAAAACACCCGTCCTTCCGATCGTTTTATCGAAGACGGATCATACCTGAGAATCAAGAATGTGACACTGGGATACAATTTGCCCAAGAACTTAATGGCTAAAGCCTTTATCTCTTCGGCCAGAATCTATCTGTCGGCTCAGAACCTTGTTACATTCACCAACTACAAAGGATTTGATCCCGAAGTGGGAACCAGTGGAATAGACAACAATGTTTACCCTGTTACCCGCACATTTAGCATGGGCGTAAATCTTGGCTTTTAA
- a CDS encoding DUF6377 domain-containing protein, with product MKRKALTLLLVIIPLLTFARNEIDSLLYALDKTIDNYQIYGQRKEDKLSRLKELLKIAPSDEQRYSICGQLYNEYSPYTSDSALIYARKKLQIAEKLNNKRNITDARLNLAAIMGTVGMYKEAIDILGMVDIKSSPDLKAYYYHIYRTIYGSMSDYAVSNQEKVRYDMLTARYRDSLLVSNPPRSSTHIMVNSDRLIVNRNYDAALKLLLEYFPTIPVENHDRAIIAYSISQAYHGKKEREQEKKWLTISAISDLQSANKEYISLRSLAYLLYEDGDIDRAYKYMKRSLDDALFCKARLRTYEISQMMPIIDNAYARENQARQRQLVIFLISISVLSLFLIIAIVSLYRHMQNLAKARKEISAANDRLSALNQELKETNEQLKNTNITLSEASLIKEEYIGRYMDQCSVYIDKLDEYRRQLNKTATAGRMEDLMKAIKSKQFIEDELAEFYSNFDSTFLHLFPNFIEEFNSLLAEGEKITPKPGEHLTTELRIFALIRLGITDSVKISHFLRYSLSTIYNYRTKIRNKAAGPRDEFENQVMKIGTGEKS from the coding sequence ATGAAACGAAAAGCCTTAACTCTGTTATTGGTTATTATACCCCTTCTCACTTTTGCCCGGAACGAGATAGACTCCTTATTATATGCACTGGATAAAACGATTGACAATTATCAGATTTATGGACAACGAAAAGAAGATAAACTCAGTCGGCTCAAAGAGTTATTGAAGATTGCACCGAGCGATGAACAGCGTTACAGTATTTGCGGTCAGCTTTATAACGAATACAGTCCCTATACTTCTGACTCAGCTCTAATATATGCCCGAAAGAAGCTGCAAATAGCGGAGAAATTAAATAACAAGCGGAATATTACAGATGCGCGCCTGAATCTGGCAGCCATTATGGGTACTGTCGGAATGTATAAGGAGGCAATCGATATTTTGGGGATGGTTGATATAAAGTCTTCACCGGACCTGAAAGCTTATTATTATCATATCTATCGGACCATCTATGGGTCTATGTCAGATTATGCAGTTTCCAATCAGGAAAAAGTGCGCTATGATATGTTAACCGCCCGGTATCGCGATTCTCTGCTTGTCTCAAACCCTCCAAGATCAAGTACGCACATCATGGTGAACTCAGATCGGCTAATCGTAAACCGAAATTACGATGCCGCATTGAAATTGTTACTTGAATATTTTCCCACTATACCTGTAGAGAATCATGACCGTGCCATCATTGCCTATAGTATTTCGCAGGCTTATCATGGGAAAAAGGAGCGGGAACAGGAGAAGAAATGGTTGACAATTTCCGCTATTTCAGATTTACAGTCAGCCAATAAAGAATATATCTCACTGCGTAGCCTCGCATATCTTCTGTACGAAGATGGTGATATAGATCGGGCCTACAAGTACATGAAACGTTCGCTGGATGATGCTCTCTTTTGCAAAGCAAGATTGAGAACCTACGAAATATCGCAGATGATGCCCATTATCGATAATGCTTATGCTCGGGAGAATCAGGCCCGACAGCGCCAGTTGGTTATTTTCCTGATCAGCATCAGCGTCTTGTCTCTGTTTTTGATTATCGCTATTGTCTCGCTTTACCGGCATATGCAGAATCTGGCAAAGGCCCGAAAAGAGATAAGTGCGGCGAATGACCGGTTGAGTGCATTGAATCAGGAATTGAAAGAAACCAATGAACAACTCAAAAATACCAATATCACGCTTTCGGAGGCCAGCCTGATCAAGGAAGAATATATAGGTCGCTATATGGATCAGTGCTCGGTCTATATTGATAAACTGGACGAATACCGTCGCCAGTTAAACAAAACGGCTACGGCTGGTAGAATGGAAGATTTGATGAAGGCTATAAAGTCAAAGCAATTCATCGAAGATGAGTTGGCCGAGTTTTATTCTAACTTTGACAGTACCTTCCTGCATCTTTTCCCAAATTTCATTGAAGAATTTAATAGTCTATTAGCAGAAGGGGAAAAGATAACTCCAAAACCGGGGGAGCATCTGACGACTGAACTTCGCATTTTTGCATTGATCCGACTAGGTATTACTGACAGTGTGAAAATCTCACACTTTTTGCGTTATTCACTTTCTACCATTTATAATTACCGGACTAAAATCAGAAATAAAGCAGCCGGTCCACGCGATGAATTCGAAAATCAGGTGATGAAGATCGGAACAGGTGAGAAGTCATAG